Proteins encoded within one genomic window of Humulus lupulus chromosome 1, drHumLupu1.1, whole genome shotgun sequence:
- the LOC133824886 gene encoding uncharacterized protein LOC133824886 — MALEANNEAIQCKVFSTTFSGPALLWFRQLKPGSLNSFSDLRQTFLQQYSVNREAPRTMADLYRIEQGENEYPKAYLQHFIDLVHQIHDVDPITAANLFIKSLPVGSLLHENLTMTPPYDMAEVQTQAAGVFRVLEF, encoded by the coding sequence ATGGCATTAGAAGCTAACAACGAAGCTATTCAATGCAAGGTCTTTTCAACGACTTTCTCTGGGCCAGCTTTGTTGTGGTTCCGACAATTAAAGCCAGGATCTCTCAACAGTTTTAGTGACCTCCGACAGACCTTTTTACAACAATATAGTGTGAACCGAGAGGCACCAAGAACAATGGCTGACCTCTATCGAATTGAGCAAGGGGAGAATGAATACCCGAAAGCATATTTGCAGCATTTCATTGACCTCGTGCATCAAATCCACGACGTCGATCCAATTACCGCAGCCAATCTCTTCATCAAAAGCTTGCCGGTGGGATCTCTTTTACATGAGAATCTCACCATGACGCCACCCTACGACATGGCAGAAGTGCAGACCCAAGCCGCGGGCGTCTTCAGGGTCTTGGAATTTTGA